Proteins encoded by one window of Phosphitispora fastidiosa:
- a CDS encoding threonine/serine exporter family protein, whose amino-acid sequence MLIKMFLAFLTTLFTGITLQTPKSALVTAGLTGMLGWTVYNILIQLKFSTLFASVSGAIIIGGFAEIMSRIQKQPVTVYIVSGIIPLVPGITSYDSMLDFINSRYIEGIALAFKALLIAAYLATGLAIVPITVRFFRRRVGRFGEK is encoded by the coding sequence ATGCTTATAAAAATGTTTCTGGCTTTCCTGACAACACTGTTCACAGGGATTACACTGCAGACTCCAAAATCTGCGCTGGTTACCGCAGGTCTGACCGGTATGCTTGGGTGGACAGTCTATAATATACTGATACAACTTAAGTTTTCCACTCTGTTTGCATCAGTCTCCGGCGCTATTATTATTGGTGGGTTTGCTGAAATAATGTCGCGAATACAGAAACAGCCGGTTACCGTTTATATAGTATCAGGTATCATTCCCCTGGTACCGGGTATTACATCTTATGACTCGATGCTGGATTTTATTAACAGCCGCTATATTGAAGGGATAGCATTGGCCTTTAAGGCCTTACTGATTGCAGCATACCTGGCAACAGGACTTGCCATCGTACCCATCACCGTCCGTTTTTTCCGCCGCCGGGTCGGCAGATTTGGGGAGAAGTAA
- the dpsA gene encoding dipicolinate synthase subunit DpsA — protein MSSILAGVSAAVLGGDDRELILVPQLAQLGANVRVAGITKFIGNNLVQYFESAVEAVSGARFVILPMSGIDEQGKIMARYGLKPLRFTKDLIRSCIDDCTVIVGFARPLLKQLVAERGLGLVEIAGMDEVAIMNSIPSAEGALQMAMEATDITIHGSNAVVLGFGRCGLTLARMLSALGAKTSVAARKRADLARIAEMGMEPLNYSQLPGCLEKADIIFNTVPFLVLDESLLRKTKPVVYICDIASTPGGVDFKAAAKLGRNAVLAPGLPGKVAPRTAGLILSRVIPDIMVSELANTSSLSSLEEDRR, from the coding sequence ATGAGTTCGATACTCGCGGGAGTATCCGCTGCGGTCCTTGGAGGAGACGACAGGGAACTTATTCTCGTTCCTCAGCTGGCTCAGCTGGGTGCTAACGTCAGAGTGGCCGGAATAACTAAATTCATCGGGAACAATCTGGTCCAATACTTTGAATCGGCAGTGGAAGCAGTAAGTGGCGCCCGTTTCGTTATTTTGCCCATGTCGGGCATTGATGAACAGGGTAAAATAATGGCCAGGTATGGGCTGAAACCCCTCAGGTTTACTAAGGACCTGATCAGATCCTGTATTGATGACTGTACTGTCATTGTTGGATTTGCCCGCCCGCTGCTCAAACAACTGGTTGCTGAACGAGGCCTTGGGTTGGTGGAAATTGCAGGAATGGATGAAGTGGCCATTATGAATTCCATCCCTTCTGCGGAAGGGGCTCTTCAAATGGCTATGGAAGCCACTGATATCACTATCCACGGCAGCAATGCGGTTGTGCTTGGTTTTGGCAGGTGCGGCCTAACCCTTGCCCGCATGCTGTCTGCTCTGGGGGCGAAAACCTCTGTAGCTGCCAGGAAGCGGGCAGACCTTGCCAGGATTGCCGAAATGGGAATGGAGCCTTTAAACTACAGTCAGCTGCCTGGGTGTCTTGAAAAGGCTGACATTATATTTAACACCGTTCCTTTCCTTGTATTGGATGAGTCTCTTTTAAGGAAGACAAAACCTGTGGTGTACATCTGTGATATTGCCTCAACGCCGGGAGGTGTTGACTTTAAGGCGGCTGCTAAGCTGGGCCGGAATGCTGTTCTGGCTCCGGGCCTGCCGGGAAAAGTTGCCCCCCGTACCGCAGGATTGATATTGTCAAGAGTTATTCCGGACATAATGGTAAGCGAACTCGCCAACACTTCGTCTTTATCTTCTCTGGAAGAAGACAGAAGGTAG
- the dapB gene encoding 4-hydroxy-tetrahydrodipicolinate reductase, translated as MLKVIVAGAAGRMGREVVKAVLGESDLSLVGAVDINNHGEDIGLLTAGKPCGVPVTGNLGRVIEETRAEVVVDFTTPDSIRSNLNTVLTHHVHAVVGTTSLSEEDIANINRMAGEAGIGIIIAPNFAIGAVLMMKFATEAARYLPNVEIIELHHDLKLDAPSGTAIKTAELIKGSRETCRQGHPDEQEKFRGVRGGEYDGMRIHSVRLPGLTAHQEVIFGGLGQTLTIRHDSISRESFMPGVILAVRRVAELKGVTYGLEKLLTE; from the coding sequence ATGCTAAAAGTAATCGTGGCCGGAGCCGCCGGCAGGATGGGACGCGAAGTCGTTAAAGCAGTCCTGGGCGAAAGTGACTTATCACTTGTGGGAGCTGTGGATATAAACAATCATGGAGAGGATATAGGCCTGCTGACAGCGGGAAAACCCTGCGGGGTGCCTGTTACCGGAAACCTCGGGCGGGTTATTGAGGAAACCCGGGCAGAGGTAGTTGTTGACTTTACTACTCCGGATAGTATCAGATCCAATCTTAATACCGTTCTGACTCATCATGTGCATGCCGTAGTTGGCACAACAAGCTTGTCTGAAGAGGATATTGCCAATATTAACCGGATGGCCGGGGAGGCAGGAATTGGTATCATTATAGCCCCTAATTTTGCTATTGGAGCGGTACTGATGATGAAATTTGCCACAGAAGCAGCGCGGTATCTGCCAAATGTTGAGATAATTGAACTGCACCATGACCTGAAGCTGGATGCTCCTTCAGGAACAGCAATTAAGACAGCTGAACTGATAAAAGGGAGCAGGGAAACATGCCGCCAAGGCCACCCTGATGAACAGGAGAAGTTCCGGGGCGTCAGGGGCGGGGAATATGACGGGATGAGGATTCACAGTGTTCGTCTTCCGGGATTGACAGCCCACCAGGAAGTTATCTTTGGCGGGCTTGGTCAGACCCTGACCATAAGGCACGACTCCATTAGCAGAGAGTCATTTATGCCGGGCGTAATCCTGGCAGTCAGAAGAGTCGCAGAGCTGAAAGGAGTGACCTATGGTCTGGAGAAACTTTTAACTGAATAA
- a CDS encoding dipicolinate synthase subunit B, with amino-acid sequence MELNGVKIGFAVTGSHCTVREVLNQIPRLIESGAEVYPVMSYSVDSIDTRFGKSSEWKELLKEATGHDIIKTIVDAEPIGPNVLFDIMVVAPCTGNTIAKLVNGITDTPVLMAVKAHLRNQRPVVMGISTNDGLGINAKNIGLLLNMKNIYMVPFGQDNPQVKANSLVANMSLVAEAIKSALKGKQLQPVIIQY; translated from the coding sequence ATGGAACTTAATGGTGTTAAAATAGGTTTTGCTGTTACAGGTTCACACTGTACTGTCAGAGAAGTCCTGAATCAAATACCCCGCCTGATTGAAAGCGGAGCGGAAGTGTACCCGGTTATGTCATATAGTGTTGATTCTATTGATACAAGATTTGGTAAGTCAAGTGAATGGAAAGAACTGCTCAAAGAAGCGACCGGGCATGATATAATAAAAACAATTGTGGATGCGGAACCGATTGGGCCAAACGTATTATTTGATATTATGGTTGTTGCGCCGTGCACCGGTAATACCATAGCTAAACTGGTCAATGGAATTACCGATACACCTGTTTTAATGGCTGTAAAAGCCCATTTGCGCAACCAGAGACCGGTAGTCATGGGAATATCAACAAACGACGGTCTGGGAATCAATGCTAAGAATATCGGCCTGCTGCTCAATATGAAAAATATTTATATGGTTCCCTTTGGACAGGATAATCCACAGGTAAAGGCCAATTCCCTTGTGGCAAACATGTCATTAGTGGCCGAAGCCATAAAATCAGCCCTGAAGGGAAAACAATTACAACCGGTAATTATCCAATATTAA
- a CDS encoding threonine/serine exporter family protein — protein MNDKGHQALEFAGLAGELLLENGAETPRVEDTVHRICSTAGLTEIEVIVFPTGIIINALYDNVRVTRAKRIHARETNLNKISVVNDVSRKYACSRISLNEGLAIARELDTGKPDRRVFWGNLAAGGIASGSATILLGGYWADFLPAFMAAAMVRTIIGVTAFNLAYVLQIFLAGIFAGFGGSLFVDLGFGYHLDKIIVGALLPLYPGITLTNAVRDFISGDLLSGTLRMVEGLLIAAALANGVGVALSMYHGHLRNYLF, from the coding sequence ATGAATGATAAAGGACATCAGGCCTTGGAATTTGCCGGTCTGGCAGGGGAACTGCTGCTGGAAAACGGGGCTGAAACACCGCGTGTTGAAGACACGGTACATCGGATATGTTCAACAGCAGGTCTTACAGAGATTGAGGTAATTGTATTTCCAACAGGTATAATCATAAATGCACTCTATGATAATGTCCGGGTTACGCGGGCCAAAAGGATACATGCCAGGGAAACCAATCTCAACAAGATTTCCGTTGTAAATGATGTTTCCCGAAAATATGCCTGTAGTAGAATTTCACTTAATGAAGGATTGGCCATTGCCCGGGAATTGGATACCGGCAAACCGGACCGCAGAGTTTTTTGGGGTAACCTTGCCGCGGGAGGCATCGCTTCAGGCTCGGCCACAATCCTCCTGGGAGGATACTGGGCGGATTTTCTTCCGGCTTTTATGGCAGCAGCCATGGTCAGGACTATTATTGGAGTAACGGCATTTAACCTGGCATATGTACTGCAGATTTTCCTGGCAGGAATTTTTGCGGGGTTTGGCGGCAGCTTATTTGTTGACCTGGGCTTTGGTTATCATTTGGACAAGATTATCGTAGGGGCGCTGCTCCCGCTTTATCCCGGCATAACTCTGACAAATGCGGTAAGGGATTTTATTTCGGGGGATCTGCTGTCCGGGACCCTGAGGATGGTTGAAGGGCTGCTTATTGCGGCAGCCCTTGCCAACGGGGTCGGGGTAGCCTTGTCTATGTATCACGGGCATCTGCGGAACTATTTGTTTTAA
- the dut gene encoding dUTP diphosphatase — MDKVRVYVSRTDAGKGLPLPQYMTPGAAGMDLLAAVGQPEVLMPGEIKLIPTGLCLALPRGYEAQIRPRSGLALKHGITLVNTPGTIDSDYRGEIGLILINHGQAPFEINRGDRVAQMVINKFARAEFAETESLDDTQRSSGGFGSTGK; from the coding sequence ATGGACAAGGTCAGGGTTTATGTTAGCAGAACAGATGCCGGCAAGGGGCTGCCCCTGCCGCAGTATATGACTCCCGGGGCAGCCGGAATGGATTTATTGGCTGCAGTCGGGCAGCCAGAGGTTTTAATGCCCGGTGAGATAAAACTGATCCCTACAGGGTTGTGTTTAGCGCTGCCACGTGGCTATGAGGCGCAGATAAGGCCCAGGAGCGGCCTGGCCCTGAAACACGGTATTACTTTGGTAAATACACCTGGGACCATTGACTCTGATTACAGGGGCGAGATAGGATTAATCCTGATAAACCATGGACAGGCTCCCTTCGAAATTAACAGGGGTGACCGGGTCGCCCAGATGGTAATTAACAAATTTGCCCGGGCTGAATTTGCCGAAACAGAGAGCCTGGATGATACCCAAAGAAGCTCAGGAGGTTTTGGGTCTACGGGAAAATAA
- a CDS encoding YlmC/YmxH family sporulation protein, whose protein sequence is MGYLRMSDLEGKEVINMVDGARLGVIGEADMVVDCHTGEIQSIILPRRNNFFSLWMDRQHIIIPWQSIKKIGNEVVIVELDGTVPNLTRYPG, encoded by the coding sequence TTGGGTTATCTGAGAATGAGTGACCTTGAAGGGAAAGAGGTTATTAATATGGTCGATGGGGCAAGACTGGGAGTGATCGGTGAAGCTGATATGGTAGTTGACTGCCACACCGGAGAGATTCAATCAATTATATTGCCCCGCAGAAACAACTTTTTCAGTTTATGGATGGACCGGCAGCACATAATTATTCCATGGCAGTCAATAAAAAAAATTGGCAATGAAGTGGTGATTGTTGAATTGGATGGGACAGTACCCAACCTGACCAGATATCCCGGATAG